The window AGTCGGCTCAAGAGCTTTAACAACAGAGCACAGTTCATCAGGATCGGTGACATTCAGATTGATATCAAAAACATTAACATCAGCGAAAACTTTAAAAAGAACGCCTTTGCCTTCCATTACCGGTTTACCTGCTTCGGGACCGATATTGCCAAGACCGAGAACAGCAGTACCATTTGAAACAACGGCGACAAGGTTTCCACGGCCGGTATATTTGTAGGCAAGGTCCTTGTCCTCAGCAATTGCAAGACATGCTTCGGCTACGCCGGGACTGTAAGCCATGGAAAGATGTTTCTGAGTAGCACATGGTTTTACTGGAACAACTTCAATTTTACCCTTAACACCCTCGGAATGGTAATCAAGAGCTTCCTGTTTAGTAAAAAGAGCCATTCATAATCTCCTGCATTTAAAATGTTACCGTTAAAAATCCGCTATAGCCCGGCAGCTTTACGGTCAGGAACTGCATACAGTTCACCGCCATGCGAATCGTTTATGACAAGCAGAGGAAAATCCTCGACAGTCAGCTTGCGAACGGCCTCCGGACCGAGTTCATCAAAAGCTATAACCTCGGCTTCCTTGATACACATGGAAAGCAGAGCACCGGCCCCGCCGGTTGCACCGAAGTACACGGCTTTGTAATCCTTGAGAGCTTTTTTGACTTCATCGTTTCTCTTGCCTTTGCCTATACTGGCCTTGAGTCCAAGGCTGTGCAGGCGCGGAGCATAAGAATCCATGCGGTAGCTTGTTGTAGGTCCGGCTGCGCCGATCGGGCGTCCTTCCGGGGCGGGGCTCGGGCCTACATAATATATGGCTGCGCCTTTCAGATCGAACGGAAGCTCTTTTCCCTCATCAAGCAGATCACATAATTTTTTATGAGCGGCATCGCGTGCGGTGTAGATAGTTCCGGTAAGCTTGACCACGTCACCGGCCTTAAGCTTGACCATATCGTCATCAGTAAGCGGTGTCTCAATTTTGTATTCAGCCATTAGAGTTCCACCTCCTCATGCCTTGCACTATGACACTGGATATTCACTGCCAGAGGAAGGCTGGCAATATGACAGGGGCGCATTTCGATTTTGACATCGAAAACAGTGGTTTTTCCACCAAGACCCATAGGGCCTACACCGAGCTTATTGAGATCTTCCATGAGTTCGGCTTCAAGTTCAGCCAGTTTAGGATCGGGATTTTTATCTCCCACTTTGCGCATAAGCGACTTTTTGGCGAGTATAGCGGAATACTCAAAGGTTCCGCCGACACCGATACCAACCATGGTGGGGGGACACGGATTGGGTCCGGCTTCAGCTACACGTTCTATAACAAATTTTTTAATCCCTTCCCAGCCCTGAGCAGGTGCTAACATAGTGACTCGACTCATATTTTCAGAGCCTCCGCCCTTGGCCATGAACGTTATTTTGAGTTTATCACCGGGAACAACATCCAGATGAATAACAGAAGGAGTATTGTCTCCTACGTTTTTTCGGGTCAAAGGGTCACAGGAAGACTTTCTGAGAAATCCTTCCTTATAGCCTTTGCGTGTTCCTTCATCGATGGCATCTTTAATATTCATGCCGTCAATTCTTAAATCTTCTCCCATTTCAACAAAATACACAGCCAATCCGGTATCCTGGCAAAGTGGAATCCCTGTTTTTTCTGCAAGTTCATAATTTTCCTTAATCTGGCGGAAAACTTCTTTTGCAGCCGGAGAGTCCTCCTGAGCTTCGCATTCGTCAAAACGCTTGCGGACATCAGCAGGCAGATAGCGATTGGCACTGATGCACATCTTTGCCACGGCATCGACAAC of the Maridesulfovibrio bastinii DSM 16055 genome contains:
- a CDS encoding Fe-S-containing hydro-lyase, with the translated sequence MAEYKIETPLTDDDMVKLKAGDVVKLTGTIYTARDAAHKKLCDLLDEGKELPFDLKGAAIYYVGPSPAPEGRPIGAAGPTTSYRMDSYAPRLHSLGLKASIGKGKRNDEVKKALKDYKAVYFGATGGAGALLSMCIKEAEVIAFDELGPEAVRKLTVEDFPLLVINDSHGGELYAVPDRKAAGL
- a CDS encoding fumarate hydratase, encoding MRTIKAQDVVDAVAKMCISANRYLPADVRKRFDECEAQEDSPAAKEVFRQIKENYELAEKTGIPLCQDTGLAVYFVEMGEDLRIDGMNIKDAIDEGTRKGYKEGFLRKSSCDPLTRKNVGDNTPSVIHLDVVPGDKLKITFMAKGGGSENMSRVTMLAPAQGWEGIKKFVIERVAEAGPNPCPPTMVGIGVGGTFEYSAILAKKSLMRKVGDKNPDPKLAELEAELMEDLNKLGVGPMGLGGKTTVFDVKIEMRPCHIASLPLAVNIQCHSARHEEVEL